The sequence AGGTAAACGGCGACGAAGATGCCGTCATCGATATCCCTATTGATATCGTTTCCCAAGAGACCAATAGTGATGAATCTATCGCGCTATTGGTAACAGCAAAAGCTGTGAATGATTCCAGCTCAATTGATGATATCGCGAGTATTCGAATCGATGGAAAAACTGCACGATTTATCCAAGTTGGTGACAGTGCAACCGCTACTATTATCGTAGCGGCAAGTTCAATTAATAGCATTGAGCTATTCGCTGGCGATGCCTTTGGCGATATTGACCTCACTATTCGTGCAGACGCAAGAGACACGGCCACTGTACTCGGTTCCAATAAAGGCGACTTTGGCCCGATAAAACAAGAAACTATCCGATTAAAAATCACTCCGGAACCGGATGCCCCAATTTTAGATTTAACTCATGACAACATTCTCGCCGAAGCGAGTAGCGATGCACCTTTAGGGTTGAGTTTTAACCTAGTGAATCCTGCTGCCGATGAACAGGGAATGCTAACCATAGAAGGGCTTCCAGATGAGGTAGAGCTTACTGCTGGGCAGCGAGTAGGCGATGATTGGGAGGTCTTACAAGGCGAGATTGCAGACTTGGCGATTAAAGCCGATGACAATCTTCAAAATGATCTCAACTTTACCTTAATTCTAAAGCCTTCAGCAGAGCTCAAAGGCAATACCGCGGATGGGGCGGTAGAGACGATAGATGTTGAATGGTTTATCAAAGGCGATCAAACGCTGATCGGAAACTACCAGCGAGACTATATTTCAAGTGGAAGCGGTGATGACACCATCACTGGCGGGCTAAGCGCCGATACATTTGCATTTACTAATGAAGATATTGGTCTGTTGGCGCACACGGATATCATCACAGATTTCAATGCCAGTGCGAATAGCGACAGTATCGACCTCAGCCGAATCCTGTCTGCTACTAATGCTTCAGATGCAGAAAAGCAACTCGACTTAGTTGAGGTTGGCACCGACCTACGTATCGATTTAAGACCAAATGAAGGTCTGATTAGGCATCATATAGTGCTCGAAAACACCATATTGAACGATTTGTATGGCGGGGATGCGGCGGGTGTTTCTGAGAGCGATATTATTCAAAAAATGCTGGATGACCAAAATCTTATTTTGTCGTCAAACTAGTAAGCAGTAAGGATGTGCAGTGGAAGTGTCAAAAAGGGACAATTGGCTAGAAGCGATTAAATGGTTGTGCCAGTACCATGAGGTGCGTTGTCACCCGGTTAAAATAGTCAGTGGACTACCGTTAGATGATGGGCAGCTATCAGAGCCCCTCTTTTTAAGAGCGTTGGAAAGCACGCCACTTCTGGCGCTTGAGCTCAATGCGCGTGAAGTAGCGAAAGCAAGCACGCCATTTGTGATGATAGACAGTAAAAACGAACAGCCTTTGATCATCACCAAAGTAACGGGGCAGCGCGTCACTTTACTTGAAGTCGCTGAGGAGTTTAAACAGAAGGAAATAACCCTAGATGCACTTCGCCAATTGAGTAAAGGGATACTGTGGCAAGTAAGTGGAGATTCCACTATCGATAGCCGAGTTGAGGAGCTTAAACCTTCTACACCCACCAGTTGGCTGTGGAAAACGATAAAGGAAGTTCGCCCTTGGTATCGTGACTTAATGTTGGCATCGTTTGTCATTAACTTGCTGGCTCTCATTGTCCCGTTATTTACCATGAATGTGTACGATCGCGTGGTGCCTAATCAAGCAATGAGTACCCTGTGGGTGCTGGCTGCAGGAGTAATGATCGTTGTTGTGTTTGATTGGATATTAAAAGAAGCTCGAAGCTCTGTGACAGATATGGCTGGGCGCTATATCGACAATAAACTCTCAGCGACACTGTTCTCAAAAACCATCGGTATGAAGTTAGAAAATCGTCCTCAATCAACAGGGGCGTTTGCGCGTCAGTTACAAGACTTTGATGCAGTAAAAGAGTTCTTTACTTCCGTGACGCTGGTGACCTTGGTGGATTTGCCGTTTACCTTTTTATTCCTAGTTTTAATTGGCTGGCTTGGCGGCGCCATGATGTGGATCCCTGTTGTGGTTATGGGATTGCTCGTCGGTGTCAGTGTGCTAATGAAACGTAATGTTGAGAGCACGCTAGAAGAGACATCGCGATTGTCTACTCAACGTCAAGCACAGTTGATTGAAACCCTAAACGCCCTACCTGAAATTAAACAAAACAATGCTCAAAGCTTGCTGCAAAAGCGCTGGGAAAGCGTTATTTCTTCCTTATCGACATGGCAAACGCGCTCGCGTACATACACCAATATAGTCACTCATTGTATTCAATCTAGCCAGCAAGTAGT is a genomic window of Vibrio sp. CB1-14 containing:
- a CDS encoding type I secretion system permease/ATPase — protein: MEVSKRDNWLEAIKWLCQYHEVRCHPVKIVSGLPLDDGQLSEPLFLRALESTPLLALELNAREVAKASTPFVMIDSKNEQPLIITKVTGQRVTLLEVAEEFKQKEITLDALRQLSKGILWQVSGDSTIDSRVEELKPSTPTSWLWKTIKEVRPWYRDLMLASFVINLLALIVPLFTMNVYDRVVPNQAMSTLWVLAAGVMIVVVFDWILKEARSSVTDMAGRYIDNKLSATLFSKTIGMKLENRPQSTGAFARQLQDFDAVKEFFTSVTLVTLVDLPFTFLFLVLIGWLGGAMMWIPVVVMGLLVGVSVLMKRNVESTLEETSRLSTQRQAQLIETLNALPEIKQNNAQSLLQKRWESVISSLSTWQTRSRTYTNIVTHCIQSSQQVVTVSLIVFGVYQIGAGVLTMGGLIAIVMLSGRAGNAINQLSMLVLRYQQSKTALVGLNQIMELPQEASDQQVIDRGEFQGNVKLSNVGYLYPEATSAAVSDINVNIQAGERIGVIGSAGAGKSTLLSLLLKQVEPSSGQIYFEGLDAKLWPHSVVRKASGWVAQSSVLMFGSVLENIVFGESSIDEQRLGYAIQYSGLNDYLSRLENGLETQVGEGGRHLSGGQRQAVALARALYRQPKFLVLDEPTSALDNQAERRFYQALARMPRSMTIVMSSHRQSLLSLCDRVLVLEKGKLVMDGPPKSILETPSKQKHKVKNIAIVKGGNDEH